In bacterium, the following are encoded in one genomic region:
- the mutY gene encoding A/G-specific adenine glycosylase — protein sequence MRHPTNRLPVPALRNALLEWYDREGRALPWRVRPEDRARGARPDPYAVWLSEIMLQQTTVSSATPYYRRFLARWPTVQDLAAADRDDVLAAWAGLGYYARARNLFACAGAVADAGGEFPSSEEALLALPGVGPYTAAAIRAVAFDAPANVVDGNVERVVARLHAVGTPLPQAKAELKALAAALADPRRPGDYAQAIMDLGATVCSPKSPECTRCPLSRWCQAHEEGLQADYPRRAARTAGPVRRGVAFLVVRGGEIWLRRRPERGLLGGMMEVPSTPWRTERWDDGSALDRAPFRGDWEPCGEVRHVFTHFTLRIDVWRAPPPPAWAPDEGGFHALDGLSRVGLPSLMIKVVKAGKV from the coding sequence ATGAGACATCCGACAAACCGACTGCCGGTCCCCGCACTGCGCAACGCCTTGCTGGAATGGTACGACAGGGAAGGACGGGCCCTGCCCTGGCGCGTGCGCCCCGAGGATCGCGCGCGCGGCGCGAGGCCGGACCCCTACGCCGTCTGGCTGTCGGAGATCATGCTACAGCAGACCACCGTTTCCAGCGCCACGCCTTATTATCGCCGCTTCCTGGCCCGCTGGCCGACCGTCCAGGACCTCGCCGCCGCCGACCGCGACGACGTGCTGGCGGCCTGGGCGGGCCTGGGCTACTACGCCCGGGCGCGCAACCTGTTCGCCTGCGCCGGCGCGGTGGCCGACGCGGGGGGCGAGTTCCCATCCTCCGAGGAGGCGTTGCTCGCGTTGCCGGGAGTCGGTCCCTATACGGCCGCGGCGATCCGCGCGGTCGCCTTCGATGCGCCCGCCAACGTCGTCGACGGCAACGTGGAGCGCGTCGTCGCGCGGCTGCACGCCGTCGGAACGCCCTTGCCGCAGGCCAAGGCCGAGCTGAAGGCGCTCGCCGCGGCCCTCGCGGATCCGCGACGCCCGGGCGACTACGCCCAGGCGATCATGGATCTCGGCGCGACCGTCTGTTCGCCGAAGAGTCCCGAATGCACGCGTTGCCCCCTGTCGCGCTGGTGCCAGGCGCACGAGGAGGGGCTGCAGGCCGATTATCCGCGCCGGGCGGCGAGGACGGCCGGACCGGTGCGGCGCGGCGTCGCGTTCCTCGTCGTGCGCGGGGGCGAGATCTGGCTGCGCCGCCGTCCGGAGCGGGGGCTGCTGGGCGGCATGATGGAAGTCCCGTCCACGCCCTGGCGGACGGAGCGCTGGGACGACGGCTCTGCCCTGGACCGTGCGCCCTTCCGGGGAGACTGGGAGCCGTGCGGCGAGGTGCGCCACGTCTTCACCCATTTCACGCTGCGCATCGACGTCTGGCGCGCGCCGCCGCCGCCCGCCTGGGCGCCGGACGAG
- a CDS encoding glycosyltransferase family 39 protein produces MTVKPARRFNWRHPWFISAVVFLLALALRIGHVRQAADSPLMRDSIPMYDSQYYDRTARGIAGGDWLGDEVFYLAPLYPYALAAVYAAAPGDEIAHARYLQCALGAVTCLLICWIAMLSAGPVAGLLAGLIAALYGLFIYYDGILMPSALTLGLHMAATLALLLAARRESRGWWVAGGLAVGLCALAHGTALLFFPGVLVWLWFGFPGSPARARLGRIAIVSVTCVLVVGLVTVRNYAVGWDFVLLTSNAGKNLFIGNNELATGTYGDAATYPYNDIWGSHLGYYLRDEKRTARDMRPSRMSAFFAGKARDYVLQNPGRAVRLWVRKARLCLHATELGINDNFYFARRYSGALRLAGLGFGLVAPIGLVGLVCRGREWRRHLLLIALLVSQFAAFTITFVLGRYRLTLAGVLVVAAALQLCWWGAHLRAQRYRPVLLSLVPLVLLVLVVNLPIEGITRERGFGQQYAQVGEAHLRSGELDRAREAFARAVAADFEPWYGANLQRAECHLQLGRIHEQMRQTGEARQDYRRALAAATAGPLRDPRMIAWLEERLTGDGED; encoded by the coding sequence ATGACCGTCAAACCAGCTCGCCGTTTCAACTGGCGCCACCCCTGGTTCATCTCCGCTGTCGTGTTTCTCTTAGCGCTCGCGCTGCGCATCGGACACGTCCGCCAAGCCGCCGATAGCCCCCTGATGCGCGATTCGATCCCCATGTACGACTCGCAATACTACGACAGGACGGCGCGCGGGATCGCCGGGGGCGATTGGCTGGGCGACGAGGTGTTCTACCTGGCGCCGCTCTATCCCTACGCCCTCGCGGCTGTCTACGCGGCGGCCCCCGGCGACGAGATCGCGCATGCGCGCTACCTGCAATGCGCGCTCGGCGCCGTCACCTGCCTGCTGATCTGCTGGATCGCGATGCTGTCGGCCGGTCCGGTGGCGGGCCTGCTCGCCGGCCTGATCGCCGCGCTCTACGGGCTCTTCATCTACTACGACGGCATCCTGATGCCGTCGGCGCTGACCCTCGGCCTCCACATGGCGGCGACGCTCGCGCTCCTGCTGGCCGCCCGGCGCGAATCCCGCGGCTGGTGGGTCGCCGGCGGCCTGGCCGTCGGACTCTGCGCGCTGGCGCACGGCACCGCCCTGCTCTTCTTCCCGGGGGTTCTCGTCTGGCTCTGGTTCGGCTTTCCCGGGTCGCCGGCGCGCGCGCGCCTCGGGCGGATCGCGATCGTGTCGGTCACCTGCGTCCTGGTCGTGGGGCTCGTGACCGTGCGCAACTACGCGGTCGGGTGGGATTTCGTCCTCCTGACCTCGAATGCGGGCAAGAACCTGTTTATCGGCAACAACGAACTCGCCACGGGCACCTACGGCGACGCCGCGACCTATCCGTACAACGACATCTGGGGATCGCATCTCGGCTACTACCTGCGCGACGAAAAACGCACCGCACGGGACATGCGCCCCTCGCGGATGTCGGCCTTCTTCGCGGGCAAGGCGCGCGACTACGTGCTGCAGAATCCCGGTCGGGCCGTCCGCCTGTGGGTCCGCAAGGCCCGGCTCTGCCTGCACGCCACCGAACTCGGCATCAACGACAACTTCTATTTCGCCCGGCGCTACTCCGGGGCGTTGCGCCTGGCCGGTCTCGGTTTCGGTCTCGTCGCGCCGATCGGACTGGTCGGACTGGTCTGCCGGGGACGCGAGTGGCGCCGCCATCTGCTGCTCATCGCCCTGCTCGTTTCCCAGTTCGCCGCCTTCACGATCACCTTCGTGCTGGGACGCTACCGGCTCACCCTGGCCGGGGTCCTGGTCGTCGCCGCCGCGCTGCAATTATGCTGGTGGGGGGCGCACCTCAGGGCGCAGCGCTACCGGCCCGTCCTTCTCTCGCTCGTGCCGCTGGTTCTGCTGGTCCTGGTCGTCAACCTGCCGATCGAGGGGATCACGCGCGAACGCGGCTTCGGCCAGCAGTACGCGCAGGTCGGGGAAGCCCATCTCCGGTCGGGCGAGCTCGACCGCGCGCGGGAAGCCTTCGCCCGGGCCGTCGCCGCCGATTTCGAGCCCTGGTACGGCGCGAACCTCCAGCGCGCGGAATGCCACCTCCAGCTCGGTCGTATCCACGAGCAGATGCGGCAGACGGGGGAGGCCCGCCAGGATTACCGCCGGGCGCTTGCGGCTGCGACGGCCGGCCCGCTCCGGGACCCCCGCATGATCGCCTGGCTCGAGGAACGCCTGACGGGTGACGGGGAGGACTGA